In Desulfobacterales bacterium, the DNA window TCAAAAAGGAACGCCTTTTTTTATGAAGATTTTTGACAGCCACTGCCATCTGGATGATCCCGTTTTTAAAAAGGACTTAGACGTGGTGATAGATCGATTTAGAGCCTCGGGCGGCACAGGCTTGATGATTGCCGGGGTGGACGAAAACACATGCCGACAGGCAATCGCTCTGTGCGAAAAATTCGCCATTTGTTTTGCCGCCGTCGGTATTCATCCGCACCATGCGAGCCAATGCACGGAAAAAGCGCTTGCCTCGCTTCAACGGCTCGCCAGCCATTCCAAAGTACGTGCATGGGGGGAAATCGGCCTTGATTTCAACCGCATGTATTCTTCGATTCCGGATCAGGAGACCGGGTTCATTCAGCAACTTAAGGCGGCCGCAGATTCTGCTCTGCCCGTCATTTTCCACGAAAGAGACACAAAGGGCCGCTTGCTGGCGCTTTTAAAACAACACGCTTCCCCCGATCTCAAGGGGGTCATTCACTGCTTCAGCGGCAATCGTGCGGAACTGGAAGCCTATCTGGAATTGGGTCTCTCCATTGGTGTAACCGGTATTGTCACCATGGCAAAACGCGGCGCCGAGCTCAGAAAGCTGGTTCCGCTCATTCCGGCGACGCGCCTGCTGGCCGAAACCGATGCGCCCTGGTTAACACCGACGCCTGAGAGAAATCACCACCATCGCAACGAACCCGCCTTTGTGCGATCCGTGGTGCTTAAACTCGCTGAGGTACGAGGGGAAGCTCCCGAGGCCATGGCGAATACGCTTCATGAAAACGCCTGCCGGTTATTTAAAATTAAACTGACGGGAAAAACGGCTCAGGACTGAAGGGGGAAAAGGCCGCATTCCAGTCAGGCGGCCTCAGACCGATTGGATACGTGTCGTTTCAGCGGGTTTACCCTTGAAAAACCCGCTTTATTTATATAAATTGCCTTTTATGGGGCATATATTCACTTTCAATGATGTCAAGGTTTACAAAACATGGGCGGATTTTCCGGTCAATCAAGCGGCCCTTCAACGGGAAACCCGGCTGATGATGGGACTTCTCAAGCCTTTGCCGGGTAGACGCTTGCTGGATATCGGTTGCGGCGCAGGCGGCAGTCTTCTCGGGTTAAGGGATTCGGGCCTGTCTCTAACCGGTATCGATCCATCCCCGTATATGCTGGATGCGGCGAAGGCCGTGCTGGGTAACCGCGTTGATCTGCATCGCGGCGTAGCGGAAGATCTTCCGTTTGAAGATAACGCCTTTCATTATGTCTTGATTGTAAAATCGCTTGAATTTGTTGATTATCCAAAAATGGCCATCGCAGAGGCATGCCGGGTGGCCAAGGACCGTGTGTTTATAGGTATCATGAGCCGGCACGCCATCAAAAAAACCCAACGACAATTGAAAAAGGCGCACGAAGAATCCTTTATGGACAAGGCGAACCCTGTCAGCCTTCGCGAGCTGAAAGAAACCGTGCACGAAATACTGGGAAAAGTACCGGTCGCCTGGCGATCACTGTGCAACATTCCCATCGGCTCCGAAAATATCGCCCGATGCCTTGAAGAATCCTTTTGGTTGCATCACTGCCCCTTCGGCAATTTTACCGGCATGGTCATCACGCCCACCCCCCGGTTTAGAACCCGTCCGTTAAGTGTTCCCTGCACTGCAAACCAGGGTCCCGAAAGTGCCATCATCTAGCACCGACGCGGTCCGTTTCAAAAAAGAGGAGAATCGGGTATAGAAGCCTACCTTTATGAGCGCCGCATAGAGGCCTCGCGTGTTAAATGCAATCTCTGCTCATCACCGCTGCCGAATAAAACCCGGACAAAGGGGCCTCTGCGGGGTCGAGAAAATCGCGACGGCATTCTGACGGGTCTGTGAAACGGGCTCGAAAAATCGGGCTTGAAGCGGGACTTAAATATGTCTATATGGGAAACGCGCCCACAGAGGGCGGAGACAACACGGCCTGCCCCGCGTGCGGCAAAAACCTGATCGACCGGGTCGGCTTTGTGGTTCGAAAGAATCGAATTCAAAACGGCAAATGCCCGGCGTGCGGATTTGTGATTTCAGGGCTCGATATGAGCGGCGCCGAAGGAGAAAAATGAAGTCCGGTACAGAGATCAATAGCTTACATTCATGTGAAACTGCGTGGACACGGGTGCTTACCTACGGTCGAATGATCAAGTTTTCACACACCGTCTTTGCCCTTCCCTTTGCGCTCTGCGCCGTGGTCCTGGCGCAACGAACGCACCCGCTCACCCTTTGGCAGATGCTTTGGCTTCTGGGCGCCATGGTCGGCGCGCGCTCAGCCGCTATGGGATTTAACCGCATCGCCGATGCCCATTTGGATGCCAAAAACCCGAGAACCGCCGCCAGAGAAATCCCTTCCGGCCGCCTGACCCGACATGCCGCGATGGGGTTTGTGATGCTGTCTTCGGGGCTTTTTATTTTATCCGCAGCCATGCTCGGCCCTCTGTGTTTTTATCTTTCGGTTCCGATTTTATTGTTGATGTTCTTATATTCCTATGCCAAGCGATTCACCTTTTTGTGCCATCTCTACTTAGGCGCGGTTATCGCGCTGGCGCCGCTGGGTGCCTGGATCGCCCTTACCGGCGCGTTTTCCCCCGCCATCACGCTTCTCTCGGTGGCCTTGATGGCCTATATTGCCGGATTTGATATTTTATACGCCTGTCAGGACGTAGATTTCGATCGACAGACGGGTCTCCATTCCATTCCGGCCCGGTTCAACGTGCCAAGCGCGCTTGCCATTGCCGGATGCCTGCATGTGGTTTCATTTGTGTTTTTCCTTTTCGTTTATTTCGCGTTTGACATGGGAGGCGTTTATCTCGGGGCCGTTGGCATCATCGGCGGGTTGATGATCGCGGAGCATCGAATGGTGAAACCCCATGATCTTAGCCGGGTCAACATCGCCTTTTTCCATATGAACGCCGTGATTTCCGTTACCCTGTTTATCGGGGTGTTGCTGGATGAGCTCATTAAATAACTGCCGCGTCGCCGCCTTTTTTTAAATCTTTGATAGGGAGACATACGCCTCTTGTATAAAAACTTAAGGGAATTTCTCAACCGGCTTGAACGTGCCGGCGAGCTGAAGCACATTCGACAGGTGGTCTCTTCATATCTTGAGATCAGCAAATTGACGGACCGGGAATCCAAAAGCCCGCATGGCGGCGCGGCCCTATTATTTGAAAATGTTCAAAACTCGGCCTTTCCGGTTGCTACGAACATCTTCGGCAGTCCCAAACGCATTTGCATGGCCTTGGGGGTCGAGCATCTGGATGACCTTGCGGAACGGGTTCGCGCCTATATTAACATGAATCCGCCAAAGACCCTTAAAGCGGCGCTGGGCATGCTGCCCCTGGCGATTGGTTTGACCCGGTTTTTCCCCCGCACCTTTAAAGGAAAAACCCCGCCGTGCCGGGAAGTGGTCTTAACCGGCGAGCAGATTGATTTGTCCAAATTGCCCGTGCTTCACTGCTGGCCAAAAGATGCCGGTCCCTTTATCACCCTGCCTCTGGTGTTTACCCGCAGCCTGGAAACCGGCCGGCAGAACCTGGGCATGTACCGCATGCAGGTGTTCGACAAAACCACCACCGGCATGCACTGGCACATTCACAAGGACGGCTCTCATTATTTCAACGAATATCGGCGCGCCGGAAAAAGAATGCCCGTATCTGTCGCCATTGGCGCGGACCCCGCGACCATATACGCAGCCACGGCACCCATGCCCAGAGGCATTGATGAAATCCTGCTGGCCGGCTTTATTCGTCAAAAGCCGGTGATCATGACCCGATGCCTCACCAACGACCTTAACGTGCCGGCGGAAGCTGAATTTATACTGGAAGGGTATGTGGATCCGAACGAATTGCGATGGGAGGGTCCTTTCGGCGATCATACCGGCTATTATTCTCTGGCGGATCATTACCCCGTGTTTCATGTCACGGCGATCACCCATCGCAACAATCCGATCTACAATGCCACGCTGGTGGGCCGCCCGCCCATGGAAGACTGCTATCTGGCGGAAGCCACCGAACGGTTGTGCCTGCCGCTGCTTCAAACCGTCATGCCGGAGGTCGAAGACTATTGGCTTCCCTGGGAAGGGGTCTTTCATAACAGTGTGGTAGTATCTCTCGACAAGGAATATGCCGGCCATGCGCATAAACTGGTCAGCGGACTTTGGGGCCAGGGGCAGATGAGTTTCTGTAAAACCATTACCGTCGTGGATCGGGATGTATCCCCGCGGGATCGCAGCACGTTGATCGATCTCTTGCTGACCCGGCTGGATCTGTCATCGGATATCATTCAAACCAAGGGCGTGCTGGACGTACTGGATCATAGCGCATCCGCGGCCAATTTCGGCGCCAAAATCGGCATTGACCTCACGACACGCTTTCCGGGAGAGCCCGATCGGCACCCCCTTCCCCTGCCGGCCCCGCCGCAACCCCCCTTGAATGCTTCGGCCGTTCAGCGGTTGGTTGCGGAGGTGCGAAATTGCCGTTTTCTTTTTTCAGAGAAACCCGAGACGAACCGGACCGTTAATCGCCTGTTGGCCCTGTCGGTGGAAAAAGGCGAAACCCAAAGCGGCCGGGAGATCAGCGATAAATTGGCCACGACGCAAGCGCTTACCCCTTTCAATGTGCTAATCTTTTTCGACGCGGATATCGACCTTTCGGACGGCAGTCTGATGCTATGGAAGATTTTCAACAACGTGGATCCGAGCCGGGATATGGTGTTTTACGATAGCCGCGTCATCATCAATGCGTGTAAAAAGGGACCGGCCGACGGTCATGTGCGCCCGTGGCCGGAGGATCTCACCTTTGATGAATAATTAACCGATCGGTTTTGCCACGCATCGCCGCTCGACATAGCCGCCGGTCTGGGAGTCCAATACGGCTTCGTTTTCATGAATAAATTTGGGGCCGCCTTCCCAGGTTCCGCAGGCCACCACCGCCGTTTCACCCAATTCGAATTTTCGGCCGCAGGCAGCGCAGCCTTCCGAATTGAGTTCGTTTAGTTTCGCCAGGTCTATGATGACTTTATACTTGCTTTGGAGTGTTGATTTCATCTTCTTATCCTCCTTTTGGTTGAAGGACCTTTGCCATGAAGGGGAACCGGAGCTACCTATTACCCTTAACTTTCAGTCTTAATGCAAGATTGTCAAGCAGGGGGCTGCAAACCCGCACGGGCTGGGTAACTGCCTGCGAAGAGAACCGCGATTGCCTCAAAAGGTGAAGGTTTCGAGGGTTGTATCCCCTGCTCAAATCAGATATGGTGTTCGCGTATGGACACACAATCCAAGCTAAAGCGTTTAAAGACCTTATTATATGTTATCCTTGCCATTTGTGCGTTTCCAATCGGCTGGGCGGCCTTTCTTATGGGCAGCGTTGCGTTGTATTCGTATCGGGTGTCCGACATCAACGCCGATGCAGCGATCGTTCTCGGCGCTGCGGTGGCCAGATCAGTGCCAACGCCGGTATTCGAGCAGCGCATTCGCCATGCAATCAACCTCTATCATGACAAAAAAGTAAAAAAACTGGTACTGACGGGAGGCGTCGGGTCGGGCGACACGCTTGCTGAATCGGAAGCGGCGCGGAATTACTGCCTGAAACAAGGGGTTCCGGAAAACGACATGCTGCTGGAGGTCCGGTCCCATTCGACCCTTCAGAACCTGCTGGAAGCAAAGCCGATTCTTCAGGCCAACGGCCTTGAGACGGTTCTGATCGTCAGTGACCCGCTGCACATGCGGCGGGCGATCACCTTTGCCCACGACCTTGGGATTGAAGCCTATCCGTCACCGACACCGACAAGCCGATTCAAGGGCTTTGAAAGCAGATGGCGGTTCTTGACGCGGGAAAGCTATTTTTACGGCCGCTATCTGCTTCTTGACCGGAAAAACCCCCTTAAATGATTGTTGCCTGTGTTAAACCTCAAAAACCAGTGCAATTGGTCTTGATCTATCCTTTCAGTTCCATTAATAGTTCAAAATTCTATGATTCATCTTTTAAATTTCGTTACCCGTTTCAATATGAAACCTAATACGTGATCTGATTAAACAAAGGAGAGAGAATAACATGGCAGATTTTTACATTAATGTGTTTCTGGATGATGAAAAACTCGGAAAAATAACTGCTGCCGGCCTTGCGGATAAGGTGGTTGAAATTGACGGGAAAAAAGCGGTAACGGTCGAAATGAACGCCAAGGAACAGAAAAAACTGGTTAAAGGCTTTACAGATCTTGCATTCGACGCGAACAATGCTTGTGTACTTCCGGCTGAGGCCAGTGATAAGCTGCTTGACATCATTGCTGATACCAAAACATTGGACGTGATGAAATTCGCCATTATGAAGCTTTACAATCCGCTTGCCGGAAAGGCGCCGCGCTCAGCCTTACGATAAAAAACACCGCTGTGACGGCACAGCCGGATCAAATTCGGCTGTGCCCGCGCTACCCTTTTGACATTGCAAAACGATTCAGCAGTCGGCCAACACCTTGAGAAAAATTCGCGGGTTCCGGCAACAGGCTCAGCACCACCATCCCGTCCCGAGAAAAATCATAAAAAAACCCGGGATGAATCAGCGTATCCTCCTTTTCGAGCATCAACAGGGCGCGGGCGTCATCCAATACGCCGTCACGAATCTCCATAATGCCATACCATCCGCCCTCCCGTATCAGCATTCGGCAGTTTCGAGTTTGATCGGTTTGGTTTTTCAGAAACCGGCTGTTTTCGATGATTCGGGCATTGATCTGTTGTTGAATCGCGAATCGGCCCGCCAGTAGCCGCTTTAACCCGTGTTGAACCGGCGTGGACACGGAGAGGTAAAAATCAAGCAGTGCCTCCAGGCGGTCGATGGCAAGATTTGCCAAATGTGGATCGCCGCCGACAATGATCCAGGCCAGCTTCATCTGCGGCAGGCCCAGTGTCTTTGAAATGCCGTTGAGCACAAAGGTGAGCGCGTTGGTTTTGGTTACCACCGTTTTTTCTCTGCCGGGCACCGAAACCGCCTCAAAATCCGAGAACACTTCATCCACGATCAGAGCCATATTGTGCCGGCGACAAAGGGAATCGATTTGCGCCAGTTCATCTGTTTTTATGTAGGAACCGGTCGGGTTGTTGGGATTGACAATGATAATGGCGCGGCTTTGGGGCGTGATGAGTGCGCTGAGAACCTCGACATCGATTGACCACCCGCTGTCATCCGCATAGCGAAGCGGATAGGAATGGCAGTAGAGCCCCTCAAATCTGGCCAGATAAGACAACAGGGGGTATCCCGGTGCGGGGACGAGAATCTCATCGCCGGGATTTGAAAGAAGCTTAAACAAAAATCCGTATGCTTCGCTGGTGCCGGCCGTCAACAGGACGGCATCCGGGTCGATGCGTTGTCCCAAGGGTTTATAATATTCCGTCACGGCCTGCCGGGCGCAGGGCGTTCCTCGCGGATCGGAATCATAGCGCAAGGATTCGGGACGGGATAGGGCGGACAAAATGGCATCCGCCTCAAAGTGAAATCCCACCCGTGTGGGGTTGGATTCGGTCAGATCCATTATCGGTTTGCCGCTGGCGCGTTTTTCCGCAAGCAGCTTGCCAAAGAGGGTGGGGGAATCCTCCCAGTTGAATCGTTCTGAAAACATTCGCCGCGCTACTTGCATCAGCGGGAAGCAACGGCCGTCTCCGTTGTTGCTTCCGAAGCCGGCGTATTTTTGAGCGGTTCTTTGGAATGATCTCTTGCGATCAACATGTAAATCGATGGAATCACAAATAAGGTAAAGAAGGTGCCGATGGCCATGCCGCCCACGAGCACCAGGCCGATGGAGTTTCTGGCGGCAGCGCCCGCGCCGGTAACGAGCGTCAAGGGAAAGTGACCGGCAATCGTAGCCCCGGTGGTCATCATAATGGGCCGAAGCCGAGTCAGAGCCGCTTCAAAAACCGCCTCGCGTTTGGAAAGCCCCTTGGCCTGAAGCTTGTTGGCAAATTCGACGATGAGAATGCCGTTTTTGGAGACCAACCCCACCAGGGTGACCAGCCCCACCTGGGAATAAATATTCAAGGTTGTGGTCCAGCCCTGTGTCCAAAACGGGACATTGGGGTCCGGCATTTTAAGGAAGGTAAAGATCAACGCACCGAACATTGCCAACGGTACGGATCCGGCCAAAATAACAAAGGGATCCTTAAAGCTGTTGAACTGGGCCGCCAGCACCAGAAAAATGAGCACCACGGCCAGTGCAAAGGCGGGCAGAAACTTATTGCCTTCCGCGCGAAGCTGGCGGGATTCGCCCGTGTAGTCGAGAACATACCCTTTGGGAAGAATTTTGGCCGCCTCATCTTCCAGAAAGCGTAGTGCCTCGTCCAGAGGACGTACGGCCACCCCGCTGATCTTTACAGCATTTAGCTGTTGAAACCGGTTTAAGGACCGCGGTACCGTCGTGTTTTGAATGGAAGCTACCGTGCTAAAGGGTACAAGATTGCCGTCCGGGCCGGTGATATAAATATCCTTGAGCTGTTCCGGGTTGAGCCGATCCATCCGCTTGATCTGAGGAATCACCTTATAGCTGCGGCCGTCGATATTAAAGCGGTTCACAAAATTGCCGCTCAGCATGGACGCAATGTCCGCCCCCACCTGTTCGAGACTGAGGCCCAGATCCGCTACCCGGTTCCGGTCGATCATGAACTCGGCCTGAGGCTGATCGACTTTCACATCGATCAGCGGCGGGAAGGCAAACATGCCGCTTTGCATGGCCTTAAGCTGTATTTGTTGCGCAAAGTCAAGAATCTGTTCCGAGTCGGCGGTGGAGGCCAGGATAAATTCAACGGGAAAATCGCCGCCACCCGGAAGCGCGGGCGGCGTAACCGGAAAGATGCGAACGCCGGGTATCGCGGAGAGCTTTTGCTGCACCTCCGGCAGGATTTGAAAAATATTGCGGTTCCGCTCATTCCAGGGAACCGTGGCCATTCCGGCAAAGCCCGATGCGGGGTTTGTCACCTGAAAGGTGTGATTCGTCTCCGGAATGCTGAAATAGGCCTCGTTGACGGCAGCAGCGGATAGACTGGTTTGATCAAGCGTGGCATTGGCCGCCGCATCGATGATGCCGAAAATAACTCCCTGATCCTCGGAAGGCGCCAGCTCCACCGGCGACATGATGAACATGGGGACGGCCAGCAGGCTGACCATCAGCCATACCAGGTAAACGGCCGGCCTGGCATTCAAGGTCGCAGTCAACAGCCGTCCGTATACCCCCTTGAATCGGTTGAAGTCACGCGAGATTTTTCCGGCGAAACCCCGCTCGGAAATGCCGGGCTTCAGTATTTTAGAAGACATCATGGGGGAGAGCGTCAGGGCAACGATTCCGGAGATCGTAACCGCGCCCGCCAATGTAAAGGCAAATTCCCTGAACAGCGACCCGGTCAGCCCGCCCTGTAATCCGATGGGCAAATACACCGCGGCCAGGGTTATGGTCATGGCAATGATCGGTCCTACCAGTTCACGGGCGCCCAATAACGCGGCATCAACGGGCGAAAGCCCTTCGCTTAAATGCCGTTCGACGTTTTCCACCACCACGATGGCATCATCCACGACAAGCCCCACGGAAAGAACGATGGCCAGCAACGTCAGAAGGTTGATGGTAAAGCCGAAGACCTGCATTAAAAACACCGCGCCGATTAAAGACAGCGGAATGGCGATCACCGGAATCAATGCGGAACGAATGGACCCGAGAAACAAAAAAATGATGACGATGACGATGAGCAGCGTTTCCCCCAACGTTTTGGTCACCTCTTGAATCGCATCGGTGATATATTTGGTGCCGTCATAGGCAATGCGGGCGTCCATACCGGTGGGAAGCGATTTTTTAATATTATCCATCTCGACGTGAATGCGTTTTAGCACATCGACCGAGTTGGCATTCGGAAGGGGCCAGATTCCCATGAAAACAGCCGTTTGTCCGTTAAACTTGACTTCCGCGTCATAATTTTCAGCTCCCAGCACCACATCGGCGATATCTTCCAACCGAATGATGGCGCCGTTTTGCTGCCGAATGACCAGGCGCTTAAATTCCGCCAACGATTGCAAGTCCGTATTGACCGTGAGATTCACCTGAATGAGAGACCCCTTGGTGTGTCCCACTGCGGCCAGATAGTTGTTGGCGGAAAGCGCCCGGCGCACCTGCACGGGGCTGACGTTAAACGCCGCCATGCGATCGGCTTTCAACCAAATCCGCATGGCAAAGGTTCTGCCGCCCAGAATATCGGCGCGCTGCACCCCTTCCACCGCGGAAAGCCGGGGCTGCACAACCCGGACCAGATAATCGGTAATCTGGTTCTGCATTAACACATCGGACGTAAAACTGAGGTATGCCGATGCAATCCGGCTTTCCGCCGACTCCACATTGATGGTCGGAACCTCCGCCTCAGGCGGCAGATCGTTTCTCACCTGATCCACCTTGGCGCTGATCTCGGACAGGGCTTGAATCGCATCGTAATTGAGTTTCAGGCGAACACTGATGGTGGATAAGCCCAGTGAGCTTTGAGATTCGATATACTCGATGCCGTCGGCTGCGGCGATGGCCCGCTCCAGAGGCGTGGTAATAAAGCCGCGCACCAGATCGGCGCTGGCGCCCACATAGATGGTGGTAACCGTCACCACGGAGTTTTCGTTTCGGGGGTACTGGCGCACATTCAAGGAGCGTATCGCCTGCAAGCCGGCAATGATAATCATCAAATTGATAACCAGGGCGAGCACGGGGCGTCGAACAAAAAGATCGGTAAAGTTCATGTTATGCGTCCGCCGGTGTCGGTGATTTCTTGAATTCGGGCGAAAGCGTATTGTCCACCACAACGGCCTGGCCGTTTCTCAGCTTGAATACGCCGGTGCTGACAACCGTCTCCCCGCCTTTCAGGCCCGAGACTACCGAAACAAAATCACCGCGCTTTTCGCCGGTTCGAATAAACTGCTGGCGCAAAAACAGGCCCGATGAGGCCGCTCCTTCCGCTTTTTTCTCCTCCACCACGAAAACGGAATCGCCGTACGGCGCATACAACACCGCAGTGGCCGGTACCGCAAGGACCTCAACCGTTTCCGGCAACACCAGCGTGACATTGACGTACATACCGGGCCGCAGATTTTCTTCCGGATTGGCCACTGTGGCTTGAATGCGGAAATTACGCGTGGCATCGTCCACCAGGGGGTTGATGGTCGTAATTACTCCCTCAACCATTTGCCCGGGAAGCGCATCCATGGCCAACCGCACGCGCAACCCTTTTTTCACCTGAGCAAGTTGTTGTTGCGGCATCAGGAAATTGGCATAAATCGGATCCATGGTTTGCAAGGTCACGATCGGCTCGCCTTCCTTGAGATTCTGGCCCAGATTCACTTGCCGAATGCCCAGACGCCCGGAAAAAGGCGCCCGAATGGTTTTTTTGGCAACGATCGCGTTAATGTTGTCCAATTGCGCTTCGGCCTGTTTGAACTGCGTGTCTGCGTTATCGAAAGTCGACTGGGAAATGGTTTTGGTCGCCACCAATTCCCGGGCACGCGCCAGGTTCAACCGGGCAAGCGCCACAGCCGCCTCGGCCGCTCTCTGCTGCGCCAATTCAACGGAGGTGTCTTGTTGCACCAGAAGCTCTCCGGCGGAAACCTTTGTTCCCGGCTCAAAGGCGATGCGTACCACCTTTCCGGGAAGCTCCGCTGTGACCTCCACCCCCTGCACCGCTTCAAGCGAACCGACCGCGGTTAAAAAAGACTCCCACCGATCGGCTTTCACCCCGGCCGTTGTAACGACGCCCGGCGGCGGCACAAAATTTTGCCCCTGAGCAATCATTCCCTTGATTTGGAAATACTTGGCGCCGGCCAAGGCACCGACCACGACAGCCAAACCCAGCAGGGCAAGCACGATTCGTTTAAACAGGAACATAAGTTTGTTTGCCGGCCTGTTGATGCCGGCCTCCGGTTTGTAGCGTTGATGCAACTTGGACGATAACGAAAAAATCGAAAACGGTCTGTGGCCTTTCAATAAGTTTTTCTTAATACAAGATTTGCTGAACACATTCAAGGAAATTGAGCCATTCCCCTTGCATTCTGCGGGATCGCGTGAGCCTCCGTGGCAATTTTATTTACGACAATGTTTTCTTGAATCGCACCGAGGCGATCAGAATAAACGACAAGGACAAAAGGCTTTGGGCGATGATCTCGGGCCAGAGGATCTCAATGCCCACGCCCTTCATAACGATACCCCTTAGCACCTGAAGGAACCATCGCATGGGGTTTAAAAAGGTGGCGTATTGAACCGATTCGGGCATGTTATGAATCGGAAACATGAACCCGCTGAGCATGACACAGGGCATCATCACCAGAAAGCTGGTCAGCATCGCCTGCTGCTGGGTCGATGCCGAAGCGCTGATGATCAACGCAATGCCCATATTGCCGCATAAATAGATGCCCGCCAGAAGGTAGAGAAGGAGAAAGCTGCCCTTTACATGGAC includes these proteins:
- a CDS encoding pyridoxal phosphate-dependent aminotransferase, giving the protein MFSERFNWEDSPTLFGKLLAEKRASGKPIMDLTESNPTRVGFHFEADAILSALSRPESLRYDSDPRGTPCARQAVTEYYKPLGQRIDPDAVLLTAGTSEAYGFLFKLLSNPGDEILVPAPGYPLLSYLARFEGLYCHSYPLRYADDSGWSIDVEVLSALITPQSRAIIIVNPNNPTGSYIKTDELAQIDSLCRRHNMALIVDEVFSDFEAVSVPGREKTVVTKTNALTFVLNGISKTLGLPQMKLAWIIVGGDPHLANLAIDRLEALLDFYLSVSTPVQHGLKRLLAGRFAIQQQINARIIENSRFLKNQTDQTRNCRMLIREGGWYGIMEIRDGVLDDARALLMLEKEDTLIHPGFFYDFSRDGMVVLSLLPEPANFSQGVGRLLNRFAMSKG
- a CDS encoding class I SAM-dependent methyltransferase, which translates into the protein MKNPLYLYKLPFMGHIFTFNDVKVYKTWADFPVNQAALQRETRLMMGLLKPLPGRRLLDIGCGAGGSLLGLRDSGLSLTGIDPSPYMLDAAKAVLGNRVDLHRGVAEDLPFEDNAFHYVLIVKSLEFVDYPKMAIAEACRVAKDRVFIGIMSRHAIKKTQRQLKKAHEESFMDKANPVSLRELKETVHEILGKVPVAWRSLCNIPIGSENIARCLEESFWLHHCPFGNFTGMVITPTPRFRTRPLSVPCTANQGPESAII
- a CDS encoding menaquinone biosynthesis decarboxylase, whose amino-acid sequence is MYKNLREFLNRLERAGELKHIRQVVSSYLEISKLTDRESKSPHGGAALLFENVQNSAFPVATNIFGSPKRICMALGVEHLDDLAERVRAYINMNPPKTLKAALGMLPLAIGLTRFFPRTFKGKTPPCREVVLTGEQIDLSKLPVLHCWPKDAGPFITLPLVFTRSLETGRQNLGMYRMQVFDKTTTGMHWHIHKDGSHYFNEYRRAGKRMPVSVAIGADPATIYAATAPMPRGIDEILLAGFIRQKPVIMTRCLTNDLNVPAEAEFILEGYVDPNELRWEGPFGDHTGYYSLADHYPVFHVTAITHRNNPIYNATLVGRPPMEDCYLAEATERLCLPLLQTVMPEVEDYWLPWEGVFHNSVVVSLDKEYAGHAHKLVSGLWGQGQMSFCKTITVVDRDVSPRDRSTLIDLLLTRLDLSSDIIQTKGVLDVLDHSASAANFGAKIGIDLTTRFPGEPDRHPLPLPAPPQPPLNASAVQRLVAEVRNCRFLFSEKPETNRTVNRLLALSVEKGETQSGREISDKLATTQALTPFNVLIFFDADIDLSDGSLMLWKIFNNVDPSRDMVFYDSRVIINACKKGPADGHVRPWPEDLTFDE
- a CDS encoding YdcF family protein, with the protein product MDTQSKLKRLKTLLYVILAICAFPIGWAAFLMGSVALYSYRVSDINADAAIVLGAAVARSVPTPVFEQRIRHAINLYHDKKVKKLVLTGGVGSGDTLAESEAARNYCLKQGVPENDMLLEVRSHSTLQNLLEAKPILQANGLETVLIVSDPLHMRRAITFAHDLGIEAYPSPTPTSRFKGFESRWRFLTRESYFYGRYLLLDRKNPLK
- a CDS encoding efflux RND transporter permease subunit, encoding MNFTDLFVRRPVLALVINLMIIIAGLQAIRSLNVRQYPRNENSVVTVTTIYVGASADLVRGFITTPLERAIAAADGIEYIESQSSLGLSTISVRLKLNYDAIQALSEISAKVDQVRNDLPPEAEVPTINVESAESRIASAYLSFTSDVLMQNQITDYLVRVVQPRLSAVEGVQRADILGGRTFAMRIWLKADRMAAFNVSPVQVRRALSANNYLAAVGHTKGSLIQVNLTVNTDLQSLAEFKRLVIRQQNGAIIRLEDIADVVLGAENYDAEVKFNGQTAVFMGIWPLPNANSVDVLKRIHVEMDNIKKSLPTGMDARIAYDGTKYITDAIQEVTKTLGETLLIVIVIIFLFLGSIRSALIPVIAIPLSLIGAVFLMQVFGFTINLLTLLAIVLSVGLVVDDAIVVVENVERHLSEGLSPVDAALLGARELVGPIIAMTITLAAVYLPIGLQGGLTGSLFREFAFTLAGAVTISGIVALTLSPMMSSKILKPGISERGFAGKISRDFNRFKGVYGRLLTATLNARPAVYLVWLMVSLLAVPMFIMSPVELAPSEDQGVIFGIIDAAANATLDQTSLSAAAVNEAYFSIPETNHTFQVTNPASGFAGMATVPWNERNRNIFQILPEVQQKLSAIPGVRIFPVTPPALPGGGDFPVEFILASTADSEQILDFAQQIQLKAMQSGMFAFPPLIDVKVDQPQAEFMIDRNRVADLGLSLEQVGADIASMLSGNFVNRFNIDGRSYKVIPQIKRMDRLNPEQLKDIYITGPDGNLVPFSTVASIQNTTVPRSLNRFQQLNAVKISGVAVRPLDEALRFLEDEAAKILPKGYVLDYTGESRQLRAEGNKFLPAFALAVVLIFLVLAAQFNSFKDPFVILAGSVPLAMFGALIFTFLKMPDPNVPFWTQGWTTTLNIYSQVGLVTLVGLVSKNGILIVEFANKLQAKGLSKREAVFEAALTRLRPIMMTTGATIAGHFPLTLVTGAGAAARNSIGLVLVGGMAIGTFFTLFVIPSIYMLIARDHSKEPLKNTPASEATTETAVASR
- a CDS encoding UbiA-like polyprenyltransferase; the protein is MKSGTEINSLHSCETAWTRVLTYGRMIKFSHTVFALPFALCAVVLAQRTHPLTLWQMLWLLGAMVGARSAAMGFNRIADAHLDAKNPRTAAREIPSGRLTRHAAMGFVMLSSGLFILSAAMLGPLCFYLSVPILLLMFLYSYAKRFTFLCHLYLGAVIALAPLGAWIALTGAFSPAITLLSVALMAYIAGFDILYACQDVDFDRQTGLHSIPARFNVPSALAIAGCLHVVSFVFFLFVYFAFDMGGVYLGAVGIIGGLMIAEHRMVKPHDLSRVNIAFFHMNAVISVTLFIGVLLDELIK
- a CDS encoding TatD family hydrolase, with translation MKIFDSHCHLDDPVFKKDLDVVIDRFRASGGTGLMIAGVDENTCRQAIALCEKFAICFAAVGIHPHHASQCTEKALASLQRLASHSKVRAWGEIGLDFNRMYSSIPDQETGFIQQLKAAADSALPVIFHERDTKGRLLALLKQHASPDLKGVIHCFSGNRAELEAYLELGLSIGVTGIVTMAKRGAELRKLVPLIPATRLLAETDAPWLTPTPERNHHHRNEPAFVRSVVLKLAEVRGEAPEAMANTLHENACRLFKIKLTGKTAQD